The Methylomonas rhizoryzae genome includes the window GATTACGGCAAAGGCACCTTAAGTCAGGTGCAACGATTCATACAGTTAGCCCGGCAAATGAAAAAGCCGGTATTGGTGGATCCCAAAGGCAGCGATTTTTCAATTTATCACGGCGCAAGCTTGATTACCCCGAATCTAAGCGAATTCGAGGCAGTGGTCGGCCCTTGCCACGGCGAGGCACAAATCGTCGAGCGCGGGATGAACTTAATCAGGGAACTCGGTTTGGATGCCTTGCTGGTTACCCGCGGCGAACACGGCATGACCTTACTCAACCACGCTGCCGAACCGCTGCATTTACCGACCCACGCCCGTGAGGTATTCGACGTCACCGGCGCCGGCGATACCGTCATTTCGGTCCTGGCCGCCAGCCTGGCCGCAAAAACTCCGCTGGCGGAAGCCACTCAGCTAGCTAATGTCGGCGCCGGCGTCGTGGTCGGCAAACTCGGCACAGCCACCGTCAATATCGACGAATTGGCCACCGCTTTACAAGGCCCGCGCGCCCGGCACAAAGGCGTGTGCAGTGGGCCGGAACTGCTGGCACAGCGTACCGCAGCCAAAGCCAACGGCGAAAAAGTGGTCGCCACCAACGGCTGCTTCGACATCTTGCACCCCGGCCACGTCCGATACTTGCAACAAGCCAAAACCTTGGGCGACCGTTTGATCGTGCTGGTCAACAGCGACGACTCGGTCAAGCGTTTGAAAGGCCCGGAACGGCCGGTCAACAATCTGGAACACCGTATGGAAATGTTGGCAGCTCTGGAGTGTGTGGATTGGGTGGCAGCGTTCGAACAAGACACGCCCGAGGAAGTCATAGCCCAACTGCTACCGGACGTCCTGGTCAAAGGCGGCGACTACACCGACATCACCGGCATAGCCGGCCACGCCAGCGTGCTGGCTGCCGGCGGAGAAGTAAAAATCCTATCGTTTATCGAGGGACATTCGACGACGGGGATTATTCGGACGATAAAAGAAAAGCTGCAAAG containing:
- the hldE gene encoding bifunctional D-glycero-beta-D-manno-heptose-7-phosphate kinase/D-glycero-beta-D-manno-heptose 1-phosphate adenylyltransferase HldE, which produces MHLPNYSAARVLVVGDLMLDRYWHGPTSRISPEAPVPVVHVKQHEERAGGAGNVALNIAALGAKASLLGFVGQDEAAAALEALLKKAGVLCLFQAIANFPTITKLRVMSRHQQLIRLDFEDGFQHVDTDPLLHLFHAELTQSQVVVLSDYGKGTLSQVQRFIQLARQMKKPVLVDPKGSDFSIYHGASLITPNLSEFEAVVGPCHGEAQIVERGMNLIRELGLDALLVTRGEHGMTLLNHAAEPLHLPTHAREVFDVTGAGDTVISVLAASLAAKTPLAEATQLANVGAGVVVGKLGTATVNIDELATALQGPRARHKGVCSGPELLAQRTAAKANGEKVVATNGCFDILHPGHVRYLQQAKTLGDRLIVLVNSDDSVKRLKGPERPVNNLEHRMEMLAALECVDWVAAFEQDTPEEVIAQLLPDVLVKGGDYTDITGIAGHASVLAAGGEVKILSFIEGHSTTGIIRTIKEKLQS